Proteins found in one Oncorhynchus tshawytscha isolate Ot180627B linkage group LG25, Otsh_v2.0, whole genome shotgun sequence genomic segment:
- the LOC112224381 gene encoding protein Tob1-like → MQLEIQVALNFIISYLYNKLPRRRVNIFGEELERQLKKKYEGHWYTDKPYKGSGYRCIHVGEKVDPVVEQAAKESGLDIDDVRNNLPQDLSVWIDPFEVSYQIGEKGPVKVLYVDDNNENGSELDKEIKNSFNPEAQVFMPISDPIGACSESSSPSPPFGQSAAVSPSFMPRSTQPITFTTATFAATKFGSTKMKSSGRNNGNGGNGGNCNKVARTSPTNNLGLNVNTLLKQKAMSTSMLSLYGLGQQQKASALSPNAKEFVFPSLQGQGSPSGVFPSEGALSPLQYNNAFDVFAAYGGLNDKSLIDGLNFSLGNMQYSNQQFQPVMAN, encoded by the coding sequence ATGCAGCTTGAAATCCAAGTAGCCCTCAACTTTATTATTTCCTATTTGTACAACAAACTCCCCAGAAGGCGTGTGAACATCTTCGGTGAGGAGCTCGAGAGGCAGCTGAAGAAGAAGTATGAAGGTCACTGGTACACTGATAAGCCATATAAGGGCTCTGGGTACAGGTGCATCCATGTAGGGGAGAAGGTGGACCCTGTGGTGGAGCAGGCAGCCAAGGAGAGTGGCCTGGACATTGACGATGTCCGGAATAACCTCCCTCAGGACCTTAGTGTGTGGATTGACCCCTTCGAGGTGTCCTACCAGATTGGGGAGAAGGGGCCGGTCAAGGTGCTGTACGTGGACGATAACAATGAGAACGGGTCCGAGCTGGACAAGGAGATCAAGAACAGCTTCAACCCAGAGGCCCAGGTCTTCATGCCCATCAGTGACCCTATTGGGGCCTGTTCTGAGTCCAGCTCTCCCTCACCACCCTTTGGGCAGTCTGCGGCTGTCAGCCCCTCCTTCATGCCACGCTCCACCCAGCCTATAACCTTTACCACCGCCACCTTTGCAGCCACCAAGTTCGGCTCCACCAAGATGAAGAGCTCCGGCCGCAACAACGGTAATGGCGGCAACGGAGGAAACTGCAACAAGGTGGCCCGCACCTCCCCCACCAACAACCTCGGGCTGAATGTGAACACCCTGCTGAAGCAAAAAGCCATGTCCACCTCCATGCTCTCTCTGTACGGCCTGGGCCAGCAGCAGAAGGCCTCGGCACTCTCTCCTAATGCTAAGGAGTTTGTGTTTCCAAGCCTCCAGGGTCAGGGGAGCCCCAGTGGAGTGTTCCCCAGCGAGGGGGCACTCAGCCCGCTGCAGTACAACAATGCCTTTGATGTGTTCGCGGCCTACGGCGGTCTCAATGACAAGTCCCTCATAGATGGGCTGAACTTCAGTCTCGGCAACATGCAGTATTCGAACCAGCAATTCCAGCCGGTGATGGCTAACTAA